A stretch of the Medicago truncatula cultivar Jemalong A17 chromosome 5, MtrunA17r5.0-ANR, whole genome shotgun sequence genome encodes the following:
- the LOC11405640 gene encoding threonine--tRNA ligase, mitochondrial 1 produces the protein MLCSLIRLRRNIPSSTTSLFLHIGNRFNFSSSAAAMVVAHPKDESYLAATIPKRVQIFEALQAEQQTRRLSLSPDPIKVTLPDGNVKEGKKWQTTPFDIAREISKNLANNALISKVNGVLWDMNRPLEEDSSLQLFKFDDDEGRDTFWHSSAHILGQSLETEYGCKLCIGPCTTRGEGFYYDAFYGDLGLNDDHFKQIEAVALKAVAEKQPFERIEVTRDQALEIFSDNKFKVEIINDLPADKTITVYRCGPLVDLCRGPHIPNTSFVKAIACLKASSAYWRGDKDRESLQRVYGISYPDNKSLKEYLLRLEEAKKYDHRIVGVKQELIYHHEWSPGSWFFLPHGARIYNKLMNFIRDQYRDRGYQEVISPNVFNMDLWVQSGHAANYKEDMFVLEIDKQEFGLKPMNCPGHCLMFKHRVRSYRELPLRFADFGVLHRNEASGALSGLTRVRRFQQDDAHIFCRESQIKDEVRNALNFIDHVYKIFGFSYELKLSTRPEKYLGNIETWEKAEASLKEALDEFGKPWQLNEGDGAFYGPKIDISVSDALRRKFQCATLQLDFQLPDRFKLEFSAEDEAKIERPVMIHRAILGSVERMFAILLEHYKGKWPFWLSPRQAILCPVSEKSQAYALQVRDQIHQAGYHVDADTTDRKIQKKVREAQLAQYNYILVVGEEEAKTGQVSVRVRDKADHSVMTIENLLEHFKDEVDAFH, from the exons ATGCTATGCTCTTTAATCCGTTTGCGCCGTAACATTCCTTCTTCTACAACCTCACTCTTTCTCCACATCGGTAACCgtttcaatttctcatcctcCGCCGCCGCTATGGTGGTCGCTCACCCCAAAGACGAATCCTACCTAGCCGCGACAATCCCTAAGCGCGTCCAAATCTTCGAGGCGCTTCAAGCTGAACAACAGACTCGACGTCTTTCACTCTCTCCCGATCCGATTAAGGTTACACTTCCCGACGGAAACGTGAAGGAAGGGAAGAAATGGCAGACGACTCCGTTTGATATTGCGCGTGAGATTTCGAAGAATTTGGCGAACAATGCTCTTATTTCTAAGGTTAATGGTGTTCTTTGGGATATGAATCGGCCTCTTGAAGAGGATTCATCGCTGCAGTTGTTTaagtttgatgatgatgaagggaGAGATACTTTTTGGCATTCTAGTGCTCATATTCTTGGACAG tctcTTGAGACGGAGTATGGATGCAAGCTTTGCATTGGACCCTGCACAACTAGAGGAgag ggATTCTATTATGATGCATTTTATGGTGACTTGGGTTTGAATGATGATCACTTTAAACAAATTGAAGCTGTAGCGTTGAAAGCTGTTGCG GAAAAACAACCCTTTGAGCGCATTGAAGTGACACGCGATCAGGCACTTGAGATATTTTCTGATAATAAGTTTAAG GTCGAAATTATCAATGATCTGCCCGCTGATAAGACTATAACAGTGTACAGATGTGGACCCCTCGTTGATTTGTGTCGAGGACCTCATATTCCTAATACATCCTTTGTCAAAGCAATTGCATGTTTGAAG GCTTCGTCAGCATATTGGAGGGGGGACAAAGATAGAGAAAGTTTACAAAGAGTTTATGGTATATCTTATCCTGACAATAAGAGTTTAAAG GAATATTTGCTTAGGCTTGAAGAGGCTAAAAAGTATGATCATAGGATTGTAGGAGTGAAACAGGAGCTTATTTATCATCATGAGTGGAG CCCGGGAAGCTGGTTTTTTCTTCCACATGGTGCTCGGATCTACAACAAACTCATGAACTTCATTCGAGATCAGTACAGAGACCGGGGCTATCAAGAG GTTATATCACCCAATGTCTTCAACATGGACCTGTGGGTGCAATCTGGTCATGCGGCAAATTATAAAGAGGATATGTTTGTCTTGGAG ATCGACAAACAAGAGTTTGGTTTGAAGCCGATGAATTGCCCAGGGCACTGCTTGATGTTTAAACACCGGGTTCGATCATATAGAG AACTTCCTCTCCGTTTTGCTGATTTTGGGGTTTTGCATCGAAATGAGGCCAGTGGTGCCCTGAGTGGATTAACACGTGTTAGGAGATTTCAGCAG GATGATGCACATATTTTCTGTCGTGAGTCCCAG ATAAAAGATGAAGTCAGAAATGCCTTGAACTTCATCGATCATGTCTATAAAATATTTGGTTTCTCATATGAACTGAAGCTTTCAACG AGACCAGAGAAATACCTTGGAAATATTGAAACGTGGGAGAAGGCTGAAGCTTCTCTCAAGGAAGCTTTGGATGAGTTTGGCAAGCCATGGCAG TTGAATGAAGGGGATGGTGCATTTTATGGACCAAAGATAGACATCAGTGTATCTGATGCATTGAGAAGGAAGTTCCAGTGTGCAACTCTACAG CTTGACTTCCAGCTTCCTGATCGTTTTAAGTTGGAATTCTCAGCTGAGGATGAAGCCAAAATTGAGAGACCTGTTATGATACATAGAGCCATTCTAGGATCTGTTGAACGCATGTTTGCCATACTTTTAGAGCACTACAAGGGTAAATGGCCCTTCTGGCTCAGTCCTCGGCAAGCAATTCTCTGCCCTGTCTCGGAGAAATCACAAGCGTATGCACTGCAG GTACGAGATCAGATCCACCAAGCAGGATATCACGTAGATGCTGATACAACTGACAGGAAGATTCAGAAGAAG GTAAGAGAAGCTCAGTTAGCACAATACAACTACATCTTGGTTGTTGGCGAAGAGGAAGCTAAGACAGGACAG GTGAGTGTACGAGTCAGGGATAAGGCAGACCACAGCGTCATGACTATTGAGAACCTGCTCGAACACTTCAAAGACGAGGTTGACGCCTTCCACTGA
- the LOC11405975 gene encoding protein RICE SALT SENSITIVE 3, which produces MEEHLTPLAVTHLLQHTLRSLCIHENSQWVYAVFWRILPRNYPPPKWEGQGAYDRSRGNRRNWILVWEDGFCNFAASAAPEINTGDCPSSSSVYGNCELIQPYQGLQPELFFKMSHEIYNYGEGLIGKVAADHSHKWIYKEPNDQEINFLSAWHNSADSHPRTWEAQFLSGIKTIALIAVREGVVQLGAVHKVIEDLSYVVLLRKKFSYIESIPGVLLPHPSSSAYPYGNPAEQWHNFQGSIAPQHQNDQLYHEHFNNIMPMKVTPSMSSLEALLSKLPSVVPPQQIQTQTQHVLAPQQQRALEFTGRMQKVAKEELDNEEDEVYRPEQLDVGESSSSMPGYHQHHFHQDHLGNGSNNNNGF; this is translated from the exons atggaAGAACATCTTACTCCATTGGCTGTtactcatcttcttcaacaCACTCTAAGAAGTTTGTGCATCCATGAAAATTCTCAGTGGGTTTATGCTGTTTTCTGGAGGATCTTGCCTAGAAACTATCCTCCACCCAA GTGGGAAGGACAAGGGGCATATGATAGATCAAGAGGAAACAGAAGGAATTG GATATTGGTTTGGGAAGATGGATTCTGCAATTTTGCAGCATCAGCAGCACCTGAAATAAACACTGGTGATTGTCCTAGCTCATCATCAGTTTATGGGAACTGTGAATTAATTCAACCTTACCAAGGTCTTCAACCTGAACTTTTCTTCAAGATGTCACATGAGATCTATAACTATGGAGAAGG GTTGATTGGAAAAGTAGCTGCAGATCATAGTCACAAGTGGATATATAAAGAACCTAATGATCAAGAAATTAATTTCTTATCAGCATGGCATAATTCAGCAGACTCA CACCCTAGGACTTGGGAAGCTCAGTTCTTGTCTGGTATAAAG ACTATAGCCCTCATTGCTGTTAGAGAAGGTGTTGTTCAATTAGGAGCTGTTCACAAg GTGATTGAAGACTTGAGCTATGTGGTTCTACTAAGAAAAAAGTTCAGCTACATTGAAAGCATACCAGGAGTGCTACTTCCACATCCTTCATCATCTGCATACCCTTATGGTAATCCAGCAGAACAATGGCATAACTTTCAAGGAAGCATTGCACCACAGCATCAAAATGATCAACTATATCATGAACATTTCAACAACATTATGCCAATGAAAGTAACTCCATCAATGAGTAGTCTTGAAGCATTACTCTCTAAACTACCTTCAGTTGTTCCACCACAACAAattcaaacacaaacacaacatGTTTTGGCACCACAACAACAACGAGCATTGGAATTTACCGGACGAATGCAAAAAGTTGCGAAAGAAGAGTTAGATAACGAAGAAGATGAGGTATATAGACCTGAACAACTTGATGTTGGTGAGAGTAGTAGTTCCATGCCAGGGTACCATCAACATCATTTCCATCAAGATCATCTTGGAAATGgatcaaacaataataatggaTTTTGA
- the LOC11412837 gene encoding protein trichome birefringence-like 43: MFSFFNLMESTYTIFGALLLSLFIQIHGSDSFHKNSIANRGCDLFYGKWVFDDSYPLYESLECPFLENAFKCAGRPDKLYLKYRWQPNGCNLPRFNGEDFLTKLRGKSVLFVGDSLSLNQWQSLSCMIHKSMPHIKYISVTNKGLSTFTFPSYDVKLMFSRNAFLVDIVTERIGQVLKLDSIEGGRLWKGNDILIFNSWHWWPHTGKKQIWDFVQEGKHIYKDMNRLVMYKKALKTWAKWVDDNVDPGKTKVFFQGISPDHKNGSKWGQYASTSCKGQKLPFPESKNLGGPYPAELALEKVIRAMSKPVHLLNITTLSKLRKDAHPSVHTGHGGHTNDCSHWCLPGVPDTWNMLLYASLIQN; encoded by the exons atgttttcatttttcaatcttATGGAGAGTACTTATACCATATTTGGTGCATTGCTTTTGTCTCTTTTCATTCAAATACATGGGAGTGatagttttcacaaaaattcaattGCAAATAGAGGTTGTGATTTATTTTATGGTAAGTGGGTGTTTGATGATTCATACCCTCTTTATGAAAGCTTAGAATGTCCATTTTTGGAGAATGCATTCAAGTGTGCTGGTCGTCCTGATAAGCTCTATCTCAAGTATAGATGGCAGCCCAATGGTTGCAACTTACCAAG ATTCAATGGTGAAGATTTCTTAACAAAACTTAGAGGAAAGAGTGTCTTGTTTGTTGGAGACTCCTTGAGTTTGAATCAATGGCAATCACTCTCTTGCATGATTCACAAATCTATGCCACATATCAAGTACATCTCAGTCACCAACAAAGGTCTCTCTACCTTCACCTTCCCG AGCTACGACGTAAAGTTGATGTTTTCCCGTAATGCATTTTTGGTGGACATTGTAACTGAACGTATTGGCCAAGTCCTAaaattagattcaattgaaggaGGAAGACTATGGAAAGGAAATGACATATTGATATTTAACTCTTGGCATTGGTGGCCTCACACaggaaaaaaacaaat ATGGGATTTCGTTCAGGAAGGAAAACATATATACAAAGACATGAATCGTTTGGTTATGTACAAGAAAGCTTTAAAAACATGGGCCAAGTGGGTTGATGACAATGTTGATCCTGGCAAAACAAAGGTATTCTTCCAAGGAATTTCACCTGATCATAAAAA TGGATCAAAATGGGGTCAATATGCATCTACATCTTGTAAGGGGCAAAAACTTCCATTTCCTGAATCCAAGAATTTGGGAGGTCCATACCCAGCTGAGTTGGCTTTGGAGAAAGTGATAAGAGCCATGTCAAAGCCTGTGCATTTGCTCAATATTACCACCTTGTCAAAATTGAGGAAAGATGCTCACCCATCTGTACATACAGGACATGGTGGTCATACCAATGATTGCAGCCATTGGTGTCTGCCTGGTGTTCCTGATACTTGGAATATGCTTTTATATGCATCTCTCATTCAAAATTAA
- the LOC11409570 gene encoding RING-H2 finger protein ATL47, giving the protein MHFFHSQIHNNNGAITNPSIISPPYSSIPYNSEPTQISSSSGNKISPAILFIIVILAIIFFILGFLHLLVRFLIKHRSSSSSSTTTISQSNRFPEMSESDAYQRQLQQLFNLHDSGLDQAFIDALPVFIYKEIIGLKEPFDCAVCLCEFLEQDKLRLLPNCNHAFHISCIDTWLLSNSSCPLCRNTLYSQGFSFDKNPIFEFEDERDEEFVIGIGSVNKDMENHIMNGKRVFSVRLGKFRSSNNEEGGAKSEGESSNCNFDVRRCYSMGSFQYVVADSDLQVALKASKGDGSMRQLKGIREIQDGSFSNDGDVEGKKINIARKGESFSVSKIWQWSKKDSKIPSSSDTHFHNCVANESLQWMNKARGT; this is encoded by the coding sequence atgcatttttttcacTCCCAAATCCACAATAACAATGGTGCTATCACAAACCCTTCAATTATTTCTCCTCCATATTCATCAATTCCTTATAATTCAGAACCAACacaaatttcttcatcttctggTAACAAAATAAGCCCTGCAATACTTTTCATCATAGTTATATTAGCtataatatttttcatcttaggttttcttcatttacTTGTAAGATTTCTTATAAAGCAtagatcttcatcatcatcatcaacaacaacaatttctcAATCAAATAGATTTCCTGAAATGTCTGAATCTGATGCATACCAAAGACAGTTACAACAGCTTTTCAATCTTCATGATTCAGGTTTAGATCAAGCATTCATTGATGCACTTCCTGTTTTCATTTACAAAGAGATAATTGGTTTGAAAGAGCCATTTGATTGTGCTGTTTGTTTATGTGAGTTTTTGGAACAAGATAAGTTAAGATTGTTACCAAATTGTAACCATGCTTTTCATATTAGTTGTATAGATACATGGTTATTGTCAAATTCATCTTGTCCTTTATGTAGAAATACCCTTTATTCACAAGggttttcttttgataaaaatcCTATATTTGAGTTTGAGGATGAAAGGGATGAAGAATTTGTTATAGGGATTGGTTCAGTTAACAAGGATATGGAAAATCATATAATGAATGGGAAAAGGGTTTTTTCTGTTAGGCTTGGAAAGTTTAGAAGTTCAAATAATGAAGAAGGGGGTGCAAAAAGTGAAGGAGAGAGTagtaattgtaattttgatgTTAGGAGATGTTATTCAATGGGGTCTTTTCAATATGTTGTTGCTGATTCAGATTTGCAAGTTGCTTTGAAAGCTTCTAAGGgtgatggtagtatgagacaaTTGAAGGGAATTAGAGAAATTCAAGATGGGAGTTTTTCCAATGATGGTGATGTTGAAGGCAAGAAAATCAACATTGCAAGGAAAGGTGAAAGTTTTTCTGTTTCAAAGATTTGGCAATGGTCTAAGAAAGATAGTAAGATACCAAGTTCATCTGATACACATTTTCATAATTGTGTTGCCAATGAAAGTTTGCAATGGATGAATAAAGCTAGAGGTACATGA